Part of the Spea bombifrons isolate aSpeBom1 chromosome 3, aSpeBom1.2.pri, whole genome shotgun sequence genome, TAAGCCTTGACAAGACAAATTAGGTGTTATGCAGTgatttaaaatgtgtatgtagGTTACATTTAATCAATTAGGATTACTTCTGCAACAAACTTTAACCCACTTAATACCATGTGTTGGAAGAAATGTAATGGCGGTAAATCCAGTGTTCACTGCAGTTAAGTGTTGCCCTTACTAGCCAGACACAAAGGGGCAGTACTGGAATGAGCTGAGGTCAAAAACATGTATCTAAAGCCAGATTtttatcacaaataaaaaagaattctGCAATCTTTGCCATTTGCagcataaatatttatgtgattACATTGCAAGCTGCGTCATGTGTATTACAATCAGTGCCATATTAAGATCTCCAAGAGGGAGATCCATTTCATGGTACACTATCCTTCAAGGAATGCCCGATCACTACTGTATGTGTCACATCGGCTTCAGACCCGCACCATCCTTTTTTACCTTTTCAGACACACTGTAGCTTAGATGTAGCTCGCAGACAGTGCAAGCTTCATGAAGAAAGGACTTGTGTGATGTAAGAGGGAGAAATTAACATAAAGCCaatcagggctggtgcaaggatttttgccaccctaggcaaaacataattttgccgcccctggctccacccccacaagcccctcccgtTTTCCACACCCACGTATATGGAGCATAATTACAATAGGATAAGGTCCTCCTAATTGGCTGACTCactcccactcctccccatagtgaccgCGAGCAGCGGTCACGCTTACTGAATGAACGCGGCTTGCGGCTGCAGCCTGCACTGCATGCGCGGCTTCAGCCTGCACGGCTGCCTGCCTCCCATCAAGTGACCGCGGCCGCGCTTCTAATGAATGACCATGGCCGCCGGTTTGCAGCTGCAAGCTGCGCGGCTGCCGGCGCCCCATCCAAGTAGGCGCCCAAGGCAGGCGCCTACTTTGCCTACAGGCGGCGCAGGCCCTGAAGCCAATTACCTAGGCAAGGTAGCGGGTGTGTGCTGTAGCGACCCTCTAACTCATAAGCCTCACCAGCTATGGaagttttatattaatttaaagaaaatgtaataaaaaaaaatactagaagCTAAAATGGCATTTCCtactctctcatgctctatcacactcactctcttaaTGTCCGAATATTGCAGTcagatttgcagagaaatagaggtacataaacacatattaataataatattaaattacatGCATATACATAAAGGGATAAGAATTGCAGAAAAGTCACATGATGATGTTGCCAATGGAGGGGCACCTGAAAAAGTTGTCACCCTGCAACCCACCAGGGATGGCACTGCACAGGTGCATTTGCCAACTGGCCCGTGTTGTGTGGATTTGTGGCCAGTATGTTGAATTAGTTACTTGCAAGCATTCTTTAATTGAGCATTGTCTGGATTTTAGACTCTGGTTAGATTTGCTATGCCCGTCACCAAAGAAAGTGTCAGCTTCACACACCCATATAGTCAGATGCCACCTAGTGGCCGCATTTCCCAACGCACCCATCGTACGTGATGACGTCTCCCGCTTTCACCATTTGACCTCTCTTGACTTATCAGAAAGCTCAAGAATCGAAACTGGTTCGCGGTTGGTGGGCGTGGCCATGACGAGGCTGCAGTGGCCAATGGGGAGGCACGGTGTAGTCAGGTGGTGGGGAGGCTGCCTAAGGTGTCATGGCGGCTTCCAGGAGTTGCCGGTCTGGGCTGATGTGTGCGTTGTTGTGTAGAGTGGGCTTACCGCTGCCTCACAGGCGCTGTGGGATGAGGCAGCTGGCGGCGCGGTGGCCTCTGCTTCGCAGGACGTTTAGCCAAACAGCGGACACTTCCGCTGTGACCGTGGACCTGGGAGGCAGGTAACGAATGACATGTAAAAGGGGGGAAGGTGACGTTGAAACGCACGTGGGGCATAGCAACATGTGAAATAGGAAATGGCattgacattttttatatgtttagtgATCGAGCCAACTTGTTTCAGTATTTCATCATCTGTTTAAAAAATCTAGTACTATACAAAACATCATTCGAGCTGTCGCATGATAGtatgcgtatgtatgtatgtatgtatgtatgtatgtatgtaatgatCTTACCATGGCAACCTATAGGTAATGTTATAGCAATAATAGTGTTCTTGCTCATAgcaagaccacttttcaagcaTCATGCAAAAATCACTTTTAAACATAACCTGTAATGTGATCTGATTCAGGGGCTAATTTACTAAGCAAAGTTTTCAAGTGACATGCACTTTGTTGTGCTAAGAAACACCAGTTCTGGCAATCTTCCTTTGTGTTTTATCAACATCTCACAATTGTAACTGTGTGTTTCCATAGGCTAACATCTCCTCTCTTATTTATAGCAGAAACTCATTTTTCATCAGTGATGTCTGAGTTGAAATCTTTCATATCACCTGCCCACTGACAGTTTAGTGATTAAAACCTGTCAGGAAACTGAATTGTTACACATTTATGACTTTGTGCCATGTTCTGCTTCCTTCCATTACATTTTTGTCCTATCTATACTGATATTATAGTGGGTTGTGGGTCAATGTACACTCATAATTTTAAGCTGTAGTTTATATTTAACATCAACACGCCTTATTCTGTAGCTGTTGATGCGTTTGACATCTCAagtaatatgattattatttcttCTTGCAGTGTTGTAAATATACACCaagaataacaatatataatactgtTTTCTTTCCCATCATGACCAGTCCATTTGTGTAACTATTATATGCTGAtatgattgtttttgtttttaataaaagaagtttttttttctctttataggAAGTTGGAGCTTTCCTCTGGAAAGCTTGCCAGATTTGCAGATGGATGTGCTGTTGCAAAGGTAATTTGCCGCAAAAACCTTAAACCATAaaccttaattattttttaaatacaagagAACCctcatcttttttcatttttttaaagaaacatttgtcTTTcagacttttatatatatatatatatatatatataatcttaaacatttaaattataattcaatTGTGATTGTAGTAAAATTATGCTAATACTCTTGTTACTAAATATTAGTATTAGAAATATTGTTCCTAGCACTGTGTAATGCTCAAACAATTCCCACAAATAATTATAATCTTATATTCAcgttctttgtttttgttttgttttttttctgactgGTCAACACATTTCAATGTATTTTGctgtctgaaaaaaatattctatcacTTTGGAGTTTACTCGTTTAAGGGATAGTTTATACGctagcaagtttctccagcaaaaCAGCCTGTGTTGACCCAGCATAACGTATATTTTAATACAGGAGTCTGAATAATCTTATACGTTATGCAGGGCCAACCaagttcttcctgcagcagaaactcTCTGGCTTTGGACCTTCGTAATGTATAGTGCTATGAAAGAGATGACTCCTGAGAACTCTCCATTTAGTAATACATAATTATCTTGTGAACCTTTGAGATAGAATTCCCATAGAATAAaccttttaaatgaaaaagaggTGCGTGCAGCTTTGCAAAGATACAAGTTCCTTGCCTCTATGGCATTTAGTTAGTTAAATCGTTGATTATGTGGGCATGTTATCACAAAATATTTCTAATGTTTACATTCCCTGTTTGATGTGCTTAATTCTCCAAGTTAGGTGAGACGTCTGTACTGGTAACTGCTGTCAGCAAGACAAAGCCTTCTCCATCTCAGTTCATGCCGTTAGTGGTGAGTATTCATTTTAAGAACTTTTTTGCTATCTCTGTGCACTTGATGTCTACAGAAATCTTCATATTAGGAATGTTGTGGCAACTGGTGAATAATTATTTGAAAGTTCCATATACCTGTGTCTTATGCATACAAAGCCAACTGAGCCAATTCTGCACTATTAGCAGACCAAAGCAGGGGAATAAAAATCCTGAGCATGAACCTAACATCTTAGAGAGAGAATACGTAATtcaaacataatatttattaaaatgaatctaAAGGAAAACCTCCTTTTTTGGGGTACAAGATAAAACACCCAAGTGAAACAATGTTCCATTCCATTTAGTAGACCCagtatctctcccttttttgcTGCTTTCAGCAGCTGAATATACGTAATATCCAGTTGACCCTTAATCTGCTGTGCAAAAGTGTCTCGATTTGCACTAGTCTTACTGGCagtttaaagatttaaaaagttttcaaagtattttttttaaggatcttAAGCTGCGCAGAtccttttaaaatgaaatgtttactaTGTTTCAGGTTGATTATCGCCAAAAATCAGCCGCATCTGGAAGGATACCTACAAATCACCTAAGAAGAGAAATGGGATCCAGTCATAATGAAATCTTAACTAGCAGAATAATAGGTATTTCAAACATCTCAATTTTTTGTGACCTGTCTTTAAACATCTCTCCCCTAGAATTAATTCCCTTGGATTTCCCAAATTACCACTTTGGTTGATATATTATGGTTGTATCTGTCATCATTGTACAACAAATCGGGGGCTTTGTTTCTTCTTGATTTACTTATGCACTTCATCAGGCTTAGGCATGTGTGACtcagatttttgttttctaatgtTAACATATTGTCTTCCTTATTTTAGGTATGATTGTGTCTTTTAGTAAACTTTTGATACAGATactctgtaaatatattttttaggatTCAAAAAAATCTAGAACTCCCCATGTGATAGTACAGCTCACTTTAGGAATTGTAATGTTatccataaatacataaatggaaattattttgtCCCCTATTTTGCAGATCGATCAATTCGGCCTCTTTTTCCTGCCGGCTACTTCTATGATACACAGGTTAGTGAAATAGTATTATCATTGTTACATTTAATTTGATGCCCCccttatattttcccttttgatACTGATCAGTGGAATTGATCACCAGAATACAGAGCTTTAAATTTCGCCACAGAACTTTAAATTTCTGTAGAAACTATTCAAAACCatctttacaaatatatacacacacacctgtataGGTAAGCTACAACTTCTGTCATGCTCGGTAATTATCCTAAAAGTAAAAATCTGCTGCTGGATCTATAGGCTACCCAGTTAATGCAAACTTGCACTTATACAATTGGCTCTGTTGTGTTCTAAATTCTTCTCTGGGTTAGATAATATAGATGCAGAAATACGTATTAAGCAACTCCAATCAGATAGGCAGCTGGGTGTCAATCGCAAGCAATCTGAGTGTCGGATATATGGCCTTCtataacaatatattaatattgctgTTTTGGACCCAGAGGACGTTATCCAAAGAAGTCAGTGATGCTTTTTAGTGGACTGGCTTTTATTGAGCAAGATGCAAAATCACAAACTTTTAAGTCCCTAAAGAAAGACCTCATGAAGCTATGCTCCAGAAAGCAATCTTTGGGGCTGCCTTTTGGAGCAGAGCTACTATAAGCTGCATGCAATTGAtgtgtacatttaaaatatatccgATGCTCCTTAGAAGTTAACATCCTAGCAGCATGTATGTGGTAGAGCCAAGATCTGTATTTACCACTAACGAACATGCTTTGCATGGTACAATGGATTTATGCCTTCCATACTTGCATTGTGTTATcttcttaatttatatatttcactgGTGctattggtttctttttttatcctcCGTCAGGTCCTGTGCAATTTACTGGCAGTAGATGGTGTACATGAACCTGATGTCTTAGCCATTAATGGAGGTAGTACTTTCACTCTTATTTTTTCTGATTAAACGTCCATTTGATTTACCAAACGGCAGTAAAACCTCCTTGATATCGTCTTTTGTTATATCGCACCCAGCATTCTACCTGCTAAGAGTGTgcatcattttatttgtatttaaaacagTACATGAACATAATACTTATCGTTCTGGGACTCTTGCGATTATGGCACCAATTCCCCTCGCAGAGTAAAGATATGTGTTTAATGGAAGCCCTTTCCtgtcagtgattggctgcttatagcaaagagcaaaaaaataggctgctgccctcgagttgcagTTGCTTCAGCagagaagaatgcatgttaagtGTTATTTCAGAGACGATACGCTGTCCTTACTTGCCTGGGGTTGTGGTATGTTTATGGTACCGATTAATGTAGCCACTGGGTCTAGGGATTTTTACCTATAGTTACTTACCCTTTCAAGTTAAACGATACTGAGCCACAAGTACTTATTTTTgcctatatataaaatgtacttttttctgAAACTTGTTATAGTCTGTAGCAATAAGGTAATCTTAAATCTGCATTGTATAAAGgtttgaaatgttttaaatcTGTTGCTTTATGGCAATAAATGTTATAACTGCCATAAAATTAAACACTTACGTTTTCTCTTTTGCTAGCTTCTGCAGCACTTGCAGTGTCGGACATACCATGGAATGGACCGGTCGGTATGTAGCCCCTCTGATGAGTTTGTAACCATTACGTTTTCGTAGTAACATTAGTGACAActctataaaaaatacattttgagcaAAACCATTAATCCTctctgtttgtttttcccccttctCGTTTAGGTGCTGTCAGAGTGGGTCTGGTTGATGGAGAGTTTATTATTAATCCCACCcgaaaagaaatgtcattaagTACATTGAATCTCGTAATCACTGGACGTAGTCAAAGCCAGATAGGTAAGGTGACTCAGGGCTCAAATATCTAAGCTTTAGTTGACTTCAACTAATTGTATTGCACTTCCCATGAAGTTGGATGATTACATATCCATTCTGCTTATTGGTTGATTGTTTAGTTTATGgtcattaaatatattggcatggggggggggcaattgccttcAGTCCAATTTAGACAGCATTTATTCTGCAGTGTTTTCTGCAGACTGAATGTCTGCCATGTATGCCTTGTGTTGTCTTATTTCTGGGCCACTTTGCTGGATTTGCCCATTGGGCTAAACCGAGTAAGTCGTCCCATGACAATTCGTTACCATTACATTAAGTCGGAGGAAGTAAACCCCTATCTTCTTAAAGCAAACTTCACAAATACGTTACATTTCCTGCAATGACTTATGCTGTGTTTACAATTTTAGATTTCTAAGTTCAGTTGCAAGTTTTATTTCCTACATGCACTGGGGatgtatatttttctatgtattaGTACAATATAGCCTTGATAGCGGTTTACTCTATTGAAGAGTAGTGTGATTAATACTggtaaactaataaaaaaaaatatatgctttaagtAGCTAGTAGTCCAAATAAATCCATAATTGCACTCTACAAAAACATATAGGAGCAACACTTCTCTTAAAAGTATTGAATGCTTTAGGAGCATAGATTTCTACTTGTAAACCTAGACTGTCACATAGAGCCTATAATAGATTGTGGGCTGGTATTGGTTTTCTTTCCTCTTACTCGCGtctgtataaagtatatatttgttGTTTCCAGTCATGATAGAGGCTGCGGCAGAGAATGTACTTCAACAAGAGTTTTGTCATGCTGTGAAACTTGGGGTGAAACACAGTCAACAGATTATTCAAGGTATCCAGCAGCTGGCAAAAGAGCATGGGAAGGAAAAGAGAACGCTACAGAAGGCTTTCCTGGCCCCAATCGAGATTGTAGAGTGTGCTAAAGAGTAAGTGGCGTTACAACCACGTTTCAGTTTACAATGTTAGTAGTGGTTAAGGATATCTGTAACTGTACTAGAGATGATAGACGTTTAATTTACAGAAGTGTATACATTGATTTTCTAGTAATACTGGTTTATTATCAAAAGCAGCAGTGTCGTAAACATCGAACAGTCTGCTCCAAGGTTACTCTGAAAGCCACTCTCCTGGTCCTCAATGTGCATCTAATATATGTTCCGTTTTCAACAGGTATTCATCTGAAAAGATATATCAAGTATTCTCTGATTTTACGCATGACAAAGTAAGTTAAAAACAATTTGTTTAACACAGAAGGTAGCTAAGTACAATTTGTACATTGCAGTGGTAGTGTAGCTAAATATGTTGTTTCCTAAGGCTTCATTAATGAAGGGTTGTATGTTTGAATGCATCAAGGCAGAGAGGGGAGCTCAGGTGGATTACACCTTGGGTAAAGGTCTGTCATCACATTAGGCTCACCAAAgttgcaacattctgttttaaatgctttaataCTGGTTATTGCCTACATATTTTAGTCAGTTTAATTCAGTACActataaaaatttttttatttatttcaaacgATGCAGTATGTtgctgcattttgttttttctttctgtagtaTGTACGTGTGTTTTAGTGAGCGGCTTTTCTGTAATGGTCATAGACtacctgttttctttcttgagaTTCATGGTAGATGTGATTGTTGCGTAATGTATACCTGAATACTACCAAGCCTGTGTGCTGGACCTATTTCTCTTAAgccctttttgttttaaaagcataaaaaaatgtcattatttattacattgttaGTATTTGCTCAGATTTCTAGAGATGAAGCCATAAAGAAGATCAGGCTTGAAACAGAGGAAATGTTAAAAGGTACCCTTACAGTTACATTCTTCTTCTTTCATGTTTTAAAGTGACGCACGTTTTAGCACAAAACTGCTGCTGGAGTAATGTGTCCTGTCGAATCAAAAGTTGGAATTTGTTATGACTTCTACAGAGGTTTTAGACAAACCCCTTTTGTTTGTCAGACTTTGCTGTTAGACCAACTTTAAACAAGTTTACATCTTCTTATATAAAGTAACAATGTTAATATGGCTATGATAAAACTGGGCTGCTATGTTTAACTTGTATTCTTCCATATTTAATATTGGTATTTGTTCACTGATCTGAACAGCAAGAATGAGTTGTCACAAAGTTGTTAATGATTCCCATTCTtgtgcttcctttttttttttttatagaaaacttTCCAAATGCAGATCCCTTCGAAGTAATGGAATCATTCAATGTTGTCTGCAAAGACATTTTTAGAAGTATTGTTTTGAATGAATACAGAAGGTATTGTATCCCCATTATTTTTTAGATCTTATAATAGATTGGTGGAAGTGTTTCACACCTCCctgacatatttttttccccctgcctTTAAAGATGCGATGGTAGAGACCTAACATCTCTCCGAAACATAAACTGTGAAATTGATCTGTTCAAACCCCTTCATGGATCTGCTTTATTCCAGAGAGGACAAACACAGGTATGTTTGGAATAAGTGATCAATAAGATGACAAGGAGTGTTGATGTTTACCTATACATACTTGGtaatattttggtaaattcagcaaTTTGTACAAAGCATCAAAAACCTCAAAATTTTCATCTGTCAATCGTTGGtccacactctctcatgctctcacgCACACTCATTCTAgttcacgctctctaaatgtttccccaccttctctgccaaccccTTTCATTTCGGCATCTTCtgtcttcaatccttaatcttctttctctgtCCGTATCTCGACAGACATAATTTAGCAGCTTCagccaaaatggcggcgctgCGGTGACGTCTTcctcgatcctccaatcagggaagaggacatcaccgtAAGTGCCAACTGAAGGCGATTATGGCAGTGCTTACGGTGACATCCTGTCCTGATCCTCCgaatgggggagaggacgtcactgcaagcacTGCCATAATACCCTCGGTTCATGTGAGGCCAAAATGACAGTGACGTTCTCTCCACCatttggaggattggggaggaCGTCGCTGCAGCGCCGCCGTTTTGGCAGAagttgccaggttatgtccaacAAGATGCAGactaagaaagaagattaaggatCAAAGAGAGAAGGCATAAGTGGTTgggagagaaggtagggaaaatTTAGATACAAGAGTGAGAgagaatgtgggcaccaggcaacaaatttctTTCCCTAATTAAGAATGCCCCCTTAATGTGCGGCCAAATCGAATAGGCATGGAACGGAAATCGCTGCCTGAAAACCAATGGGCTAAAAACAAACAGGAAAATTTGAGTTGTTTTTGCCCCATTGCACGTCTAATTGGTACCGGTTTTTAATGTTTGAACTAACCATTTTAAACTTCCATCCACGTGTTGCGTATTGCTCTGCTAGAGTGCaaatgtatgttaaatgggTGTGTATTAGCTATTCAAGTGTTATGACAGAGCAAAGAGGGGATAATGAATCAGTAAAGGCAGAAAGGGTATCCATGCAGGTAAATAGTAATAAGTAAACCTTATAAAAAATTTACCTTTTAcgattttgtaaaatatatggctattaatacatttctattttatCTAGGTTCTGTCTACTGTAGCTTTTGATTCAATCGAATCAAGTATGAAATTTGATCAAATTGCATCAGCTGTAAGGTATGTAGATCACATGCTATTAATTTTAACCCATTTTACTCATTGGCAAAACAAGGCAGTTCTTGTCACAAGGATGTATCAACCTTGTTAACGTCTAAAAATAAGGTAAATACAACGAAATGTGTTgacatgtcatgtgttgttcatctgaggttgtatttaccttctTAAACCTGTTAAgaaacaggtgtgtgtgtgtgtgtgtgtgtgtatatatatatatatatactgtaggtgctttatatatatatatatatatatatatatatatatatatatatatatatatatatatatatatatatatattagtacatTTCCATTTCATCATTTTAACAGATTTCTACCTAAATTGATTTTTCTGTTGTCGCTTATTACGTGTCAAGCTTTTTTACAcctaaatgtaaattattttgaatgtatttttattcatatgttTTTGTCTTTTCCCAGTGGTGTGAAAGATAGAAATTTTATGCTACATTATGAGGTAAGGGGGTAGGTTAATTTTTGCACCACTTAGATGTAATAGATAcaaaattttattaatattggcAAAGTACAAACTGTGCAAACCTATTGTTTGCTGTGCCCTGGCATGATTTTCTTTATGTAGATGTTCTAAAAATGAAGAAGATGTTTCCAGAATGTTTCCCGTTAAAGTAATCTCCTTCCTCGGTCGCCTCCTCTGAGTAACGGTGGAATGTGGTCTATGGCCAAAAACCTTTTTACCCCTCTTggcattttttcctattttgttgcattacaacctggaacTTGTTGAGTGTTTGTGTCATTTGATTTACACAGCATGCCTACCACTTTGAATATAAAAATTTAttgtaaaacaaacacaataagaACAAAAAACTTGAGCGTGCGTAACTattcgaccccccccccccaacccacTCGGTCCATACCTTGTAGAGCCACATTTTGCAGCAATTACAGCTGCAAGTCTCTTGTTGTGTTTCTATAAGCTTCCATTTTTCAAGGCAAAACCGCTTCAGCTCCTTCAAGTTAAATGAGTTCCGCTGGTGTACAGCAATCTTTGTCATACTACAGATTCTGAAttgaggtctgggctttgaCTAAGCCagaggtgtccaacctgcgggccctccagctgctgcaggactacatctcccatactcctcagccagccccttagatgaaaaagagcattatgggagatgtagtcctgcagcagctggagggccgcaggttgggcaCCCCTGCACTAAGCCATTCCAATACATTGAAATGTTTGCCCTTCAACCACTTGAGTGTTGCTTTAGCAGTATGCTCAAATCTCTGGAAGACAAGCAGGTTTCCCTCAAGAATTTCCCTGTATTTAGCACCATCCGTCGTTCCTTTAACCCTGACAGGTTTCTCAGTCCCTGCCGATGGAGAAACCTCCCCACAGCTtcatgctgccaccaccatgcttcacagtgatTTGAGGTGTTGGGTTTGCACCTGCGTTTTCCTTTCCTTCTTAAGTTATTTTCTTCACTTGACCAATTTGGACTATTTTGTGTATGTCTAGTCAATGAAATccaataaaaatctattttaattccaggttgtaaaGCAACAAAATAGGATAAATGATAAGGGGTGAATACCTTTGCATTCCGATTTaaacaaattgcaaatgtaCCAAATTTTGGTAAACGCTGCGATATGTACAAATCAGAGGACATAGGTGGgcctctctaaatgtttccctactttctctgcatcttctatcttcttctgTCTCCAATCTGTTATCTCCGtccgcatctctgcagacataacctgaAGGGAACTTCCTCCgattgggggagaggacgtcaccggaagcgCTGTCATATCGCCCTAAATTTGATTTAGGGCAATATGGTAGTGCTTCTGCTTCTGGACATCACCAgaagcaccaccattttggcgGATGATACCTCCAGCTAatgtctgcggagatgcagattgaaggaagaagaaaaagtggtcggcagagaaggtagggaaagtGAGTGAGAAAGTGAAGATGGGCCCcagccaacaaaaaaaaaaatgcaccagAATTTTCAGCCAAGCTCAATGAGTAAGTAATGCAATTCTTCcctgaaaacgaatgggccaaaagcTAACAAACATTTGTACGAATCGTTAACGTTGGATAATGAGTCCTTCCCcagtttatt contains:
- the PNPT1 gene encoding polyribonucleotide nucleotidyltransferase 1, mitochondrial isoform X2, whose protein sequence is MAASRSCRSGLMCALLCRVGLPLPHRRCGMRQLAARWPLLRRTFSQTADTSAVTVDLGGRKLELSSGKLARFADGCAVAKLGETSVLVTAVSKTKPSPSQFMPLVVDYRQKSAASGRIPTNHLRREMGSSHNEILTSRIIDRSIRPLFPAGYFYDTQVLCNLLAVDGVHEPDVLAINGASAALAVSDIPWNGPVGAVRVGLVDGEFIINPTRKEMSLSTLNLVITGRSQSQIVMIEAAAENVLQQEFCHAVKLGVKHSQQIIQGIQQLAKEHGKEKRTLQKAFLAPIEIVECAKEYSSEKIYQVFSDFTHDKISRDEAIKKIRLETEEMLKENFPNADPFEVMESFNVVCKDIFRSIVLNEYRRCDGRDLTSLRNINCEIDLFKPLHGSALFQRGQTQVLSTVAFDSIESSMKFDQIASAVSGVKDRNFMLHYEFPPYATNEIGKVTGVNRRELGHGALAEKSLRPVIPKEFPFTIRVTSEVLESNGSSSMASACGGSLALMDAGVPISAPVAGVAIGLVTKYNSANNGEIEDYRLLTDILGIEDYFGDMDFKMAGTNKGITALQADIKISGLPLKIVMEAIQQATVAKKDILQIMNKVISKPRANRKENSPVVETVQVPLSKRMRFLGPGGYNLKKLQAETGVTVSPVDEETFSIFAPTPCAMNEAREFINEVCKDDQDLQLEFGSIYTATITEIR
- the PNPT1 gene encoding polyribonucleotide nucleotidyltransferase 1, mitochondrial isoform X1, whose translation is MAASRSCRSGLMCALLCRVGLPLPHRRCGMRQLAARWPLLRRTFSQTADTSAVTVDLGGRKLELSSGKLARFADGCAVAKLGETSVLVTAVSKTKPSPSQFMPLVVDYRQKSAASGRIPTNHLRREMGSSHNEILTSRIIDRSIRPLFPAGYFYDTQVLCNLLAVDGVHEPDVLAINGASAALAVSDIPWNGPVGAVRVGLVDGEFIINPTRKEMSLSTLNLVITGRSQSQIVMIEAAAENVLQQEFCHAVKLGVKHSQQIIQGIQQLAKEHGKEKRTLQKAFLAPIEIVECAKEYSSEKIYQVFSDFTHDKISRDEAIKKIRLETEEMLKENFPNADPFEVMESFNVVCKDIFRSIVLNEYRRCDGRDLTSLRNINCEIDLFKPLHGSALFQRGQTQVLSTVAFDSIESSMKFDQIASAVSGVKDRNFMLHYEFPPYATNEIGKVTGVNRRELGHGALAEKSLRPVIPKEFPFTIRVTSEVLESNGSSSMASACGGSLALMDAGVPISAPVAGVAIGLVTKYNSANNGEIEDYRLLTDILGIEDYFGDMDFKMAGTNKGITALQADIKISGLPLKIVMEAIQQATVAKKDILQIMNKVISKPRANRKENSPVVETVQVPLSKRMRFLGPGGYNLKKLQAETGVTVSPVDEETFSIFAPTPCAMNEAREFINEVCKDDQDLQLEFGSIYTATITEIRDTGVMVKLYPNMTPVLLHNSQLDHRKIKHPSALGLEIGQQIQVKYFGRDPTDGRMRLSRKVLQSPAATVIKTLSDKNSISMGSTDTPASLP